A stretch of the Coprobacillus cateniformis genome encodes the following:
- a CDS encoding amidohydrolase has protein sequence MYQKIKELSHSYYYDTVKIRRDLHKYAERGWLETRTACLIATQLEELGYEVLVGEEIMKKEARMGLPPETVLHLNYRRAQKENANPKYLEKVKNGMTAVAGVLKNGEGPTIALRFDIDALGLIEETSQHHYPFQQRFSSCHIGAMHACGHDGHTAIGLTTARILMELKDKLHGTLKIIFQPAEEGVRGAKCICESGFLDDVDYILAAHIMPQEHRKYDLYLGMDDSFATTKLDVTYHGISTHAAESPQFGKNALLSAANCILNLHSIPRNSDGCTRVNVGTVHAGTSRNVVPETAKLEIEVRGVTSELNRYMEIYARDIIKGSALMHDTVVEIEEMGKAYALKCDKSLMDKIRSICEEYMPDLKLSKRDLSPLGGSDDYSYMMERVQSHGGVATYMKFLTPMTSSPHNDSFDFDEKVLEKGPRIFASLVYNIMQ, from the coding sequence ATGTATCAAAAAATCAAAGAACTTTCGCATTCTTATTACTATGACACAGTCAAAATACGACGTGATCTTCATAAATACGCTGAACGTGGTTGGTTAGAAACACGTACTGCATGCCTTATTGCAACCCAATTGGAAGAATTAGGATACGAAGTTCTTGTTGGTGAAGAGATTATGAAAAAAGAAGCCCGCATGGGTCTTCCACCAGAAACAGTTCTTCACTTAAATTATCGCCGTGCCCAAAAAGAAAATGCCAATCCTAAATATTTAGAGAAAGTCAAAAACGGAATGACTGCTGTAGCTGGTGTTCTTAAGAATGGAGAAGGTCCTACAATAGCCTTAAGATTTGATATAGATGCTTTAGGATTAATTGAAGAAACCTCTCAACATCATTATCCTTTTCAGCAAAGGTTTTCTTCTTGTCACATCGGTGCAATGCATGCATGTGGACACGATGGACACACTGCTATAGGTTTAACTACAGCTCGCATACTTATGGAATTGAAAGATAAACTTCATGGCACTCTTAAAATTATATTTCAACCAGCTGAAGAAGGAGTACGTGGTGCTAAATGCATTTGTGAAAGTGGTTTTTTAGATGATGTTGATTATATTCTTGCTGCTCATATTATGCCTCAAGAACATAGAAAATATGATCTTTATTTAGGCATGGATGATTCTTTTGCAACTACAAAACTAGATGTCACTTATCATGGTATATCTACTCACGCTGCAGAGTCACCACAATTTGGTAAAAATGCATTATTGTCAGCTGCTAACTGTATCCTCAATCTTCATTCCATTCCACGTAATAGCGATGGTTGTACTCGTGTCAATGTGGGGACAGTTCATGCAGGAACAAGCAGAAACGTCGTTCCTGAAACTGCCAAACTTGAGATAGAGGTTCGTGGTGTTACAAGTGAATTAAATAGATATATGGAAATTTATGCCAGAGATATTATAAAAGGTTCTGCTTTAATGCATGATACAGTTGTTGAAATTGAAGAAATGGGAAAGGCATATGCACTGAAATGTGATAAATCATTGATGGATAAAATACGTTCTATTTGTGAAGAATATATGCCTGATTTAAAACTATCTAAGCGAGACTTAAGCCCATTAGGTGGGAGTGATGATTATTCTTATATGATGGAAAGGGTGCAATCTCATGGTGGAGTTGCAACTTATATGAAGTTCCTAACTCCTATGACTTCGTCACCTCATAATGACTCTTTTGATTTTGATGAAAAGGTTCTCGAAAAAGGACCTAGAATATTTGCCAGTTTGGTTTATAATATAATGCAATAA
- a CDS encoding ABC transporter ATP-binding protein has product MIEFQNVYKSFKDKHVLENISFTVNDGEFVCIIGPSGCGKTTVLKMINKLIKVSKGKILVNDIDISQENEIDLRRKIGYVIQQTGLFPHMTVKENIELIPKLKNKKDPHIVLKVKEVLDMVGLDPDEYLDKYPIQMSGGQQQRVGVARAFASEPDIILMDEPFSALDPITRNQLQDELLALQNNLQKTIVFVTHDMAEAIKLADRICIMNDGKIQQFDTPEQILKHPANDFVLNFVGKKRIWDSPELIKAKDIMIDEPIVCPYTLKCIKALNIMFNYRVDSLMVVDKKHTFMGMVYADQVADESNKGKRVDEIMQTDCVTAQSDDSIVDILNIARQKNKYTIPVVDDGHLVGLITKSTLVTTLSKKYDESEGE; this is encoded by the coding sequence ATGATAGAATTTCAGAATGTATATAAATCATTTAAAGATAAGCACGTTTTAGAAAATATATCATTTACAGTCAATGATGGGGAATTTGTTTGTATTATTGGCCCAAGTGGCTGTGGAAAAACAACCGTATTAAAAATGATTAATAAACTCATTAAGGTTTCAAAAGGAAAAATCTTAGTAAATGATATAGATATTAGTCAAGAAAACGAAATAGATTTAAGAAGAAAAATAGGTTATGTTATTCAGCAAACTGGATTATTTCCACATATGACAGTGAAAGAAAATATTGAACTTATACCTAAATTAAAAAATAAAAAAGATCCTCATATTGTTCTTAAAGTCAAAGAGGTTTTAGATATGGTTGGACTAGATCCAGATGAATATTTAGATAAATATCCTATTCAAATGAGTGGAGGACAACAACAAAGGGTAGGTGTTGCAAGAGCCTTTGCAAGTGAACCAGATATTATATTAATGGATGAACCATTTAGTGCACTCGATCCTATTACAAGAAATCAGCTTCAAGATGAGCTTTTAGCATTGCAGAATAATCTTCAGAAAACAATTGTTTTTGTGACACATGATATGGCAGAGGCTATTAAGTTAGCGGATCGTATATGTATTATGAATGATGGTAAAATCCAGCAGTTTGACACACCTGAACAAATTCTAAAACATCCAGCCAATGATTTTGTTTTAAATTTTGTTGGAAAGAAACGTATTTGGGATTCTCCTGAACTTATTAAAGCAAAAGATATTATGATTGATGAACCAATTGTTTGCCCATATACTTTAAAATGTATCAAGGCTTTAAATATTATGTTTAATTATCGTGTTGATAGTTTAATGGTTGTTGATAAAAAACATACATTTATGGGAATGGTTTATGCGGATCAAGTAGCAGATGAATCAAATAAAGGAAAAAGAGTAGATGAGATTATGCAAACGGATTGTGTAACTGCTCAGTCTGATGATTCAATAGTTGATATTTTAAATATTGCGAGACAAAAAAATAAATATACGATTCCAGTTGTAGATGATGGGCATTTGGTTGGTTTAATTACAAAGAGTACATTAGTTACAACTCTATCAAAGAAGTATGATGAAAGTGAGGGAGAATAA
- a CDS encoding 2-hydroxyacyl-CoA dehydratase produces the protein MMSQYYLGIDVGSTTVKAYLTDEDDKCLYSNYVRHNSDVRNTILTLLEDISEKYSDIAIYPVITGSGGLSISESLNIQFVQEVIACTKTIETYIPETDVAIELGGEDAKITYFEGSLEQRMNGTCAGGTGAFIDQMATLLQTDASGLNDYAKNYNRIYPIASRCGVFAKTDIQPLINEGAQKEDIAASIFQAVVNQTISGLACGKPIKGKVAFLGGPLYFLDQLRARFIDTLNLKDNEVIFPDNSQLFVAMGACLNAKEVKTSLRLQQLIMSLKELKNQGNEAVHTLEPLFHNEDELRGFRERHLQAMTKKKNIKKYKGDIYLGIDVGSTTSKVILIDNEGSILYSFYNSNEGNPLDLIIRIMKEVYEMIPEGCKIKKAGVTGYGEALIKAALKVDIGEVETIAHYTAAKHFQPEVDFILDIGGQDMKAITIRDDVIQDITLNEACSSGCGSFLETFAHSLGYKIDEFAELALLSNHPLDLGSRCTVFMNSKVKQAQKEGASLADISAGLSYSVIKNALYKVIKLRNKEQIGKNVVVQGGTFYNEAVLRAFEKEADIEVIRPDIAGLMGAYGMATIAMDKDDGKGSTILSLTELEKLTYTNAMKNCGKCTNNCMLTITTFNDGREYISGNRCERGANLPLVSKKLPNLFDYKYRRVFNYRSLSEEEALRGMVGIPRALNMYENYPFWHTLLTELKFRVILSARSSKAIYEKGIESIPSESACYPAKITHGHIENLIEKGLHFIFYPSVAYERLENEEAGNHYNCPVVASYPEVIKNNVDSLDHNDICFKNPFVSLNNPKTLFHVLKEELKEFHVSDQELQIAIDKAYVELNRCQEDIRQEGLKAMEYMQEHHLQGIVLAGRPYHIDPEINHGIADLITSEGFVVLSEDSVCYLDQEHLKLRVVDQWTYHSRLYKAASYVSSRNDLQLIQLTSFGCGLDAVTADQVAEILKARNKIYTLIKIDEGSNLGAIRIRIRSLKATLEKKEEIINLNQKYEQIKVPFTKEMREARYTILCPQMSPLHFQFVETAMNSEGYNFVVLPSVDKDAVEQGLKYVNNDACYPSILVTGQMMNALNSGKYDLNKVALMISQTGGGCRATNYIAFIRKALKDAGMEHIPVISANLSGLESNPGFKITYKVAKKVIIGAMYGDLFMRVLYRVRPYEAIPGSANELYESWVAKCQENVKNGNMKEFKKNVYQIVKDFDELPLLDIKKPRVGLVGEILVKFHPTANNQIVDIIEAEGGEAVMPDLIDFFQYCFYNTWYEHEHFDVKKSSVLLCNFAIWFVDYLRRDMIKALKASKRFDAPHPIDQIAKKATEIVSMGNMTGEGWFLTGEMIELIEEGAPNIVCMQPFACLPNHVTGKGVIKALRKRYPESNIVAVDYDPGASEVNQLNRIKLMLSTAFKNIKD, from the coding sequence ATGATGAGTCAATATTATTTAGGAATCGATGTAGGTTCTACAACGGTGAAAGCATATTTAACAGATGAGGATGATAAGTGTCTTTATTCAAATTATGTGAGGCATAATTCGGATGTAAGAAATACTATTTTAACATTATTAGAGGACATATCAGAAAAGTATTCAGATATTGCTATTTATCCAGTCATTACAGGTTCAGGTGGTCTATCAATCTCTGAATCATTAAATATACAATTTGTACAAGAAGTGATAGCTTGTACAAAAACAATAGAAACATATATACCAGAAACAGATGTTGCCATTGAACTTGGTGGGGAAGACGCTAAGATTACATATTTTGAGGGTTCATTAGAACAACGAATGAATGGAACTTGTGCTGGTGGGACAGGTGCTTTTATTGATCAGATGGCAACATTACTTCAAACTGATGCATCAGGTTTAAATGATTATGCCAAGAACTATAACAGAATTTATCCAATTGCTTCACGATGTGGTGTTTTTGCTAAAACAGATATCCAACCTTTAATTAACGAAGGTGCTCAAAAAGAGGATATTGCAGCATCAATTTTTCAAGCTGTTGTCAATCAGACAATTAGTGGGTTGGCATGTGGAAAACCTATTAAAGGGAAGGTTGCTTTCTTAGGTGGACCGTTATACTTCTTAGATCAGTTACGTGCACGTTTTATAGATACATTAAATTTAAAAGATAATGAAGTTATTTTTCCTGATAATTCTCAATTGTTTGTAGCTATGGGAGCATGTTTAAATGCTAAAGAGGTTAAAACAAGTCTTCGTTTACAACAGTTGATTATGAGTTTGAAAGAGTTGAAGAATCAAGGAAATGAAGCAGTACATACTTTGGAACCATTATTCCATAATGAGGATGAATTAAGAGGCTTTAGAGAAAGACATCTTCAAGCAATGACAAAAAAGAAAAATATAAAAAAATATAAAGGTGATATATATTTAGGTATTGATGTTGGATCTACAACATCAAAGGTTATTCTTATAGATAATGAAGGTTCTATTTTATATTCTTTCTATAATTCAAATGAAGGTAATCCATTAGATTTAATTATTAGAATTATGAAAGAAGTTTATGAAATGATTCCAGAAGGATGTAAAATCAAAAAAGCTGGTGTTACTGGTTATGGAGAAGCTCTTATTAAAGCTGCACTTAAAGTAGATATTGGAGAGGTTGAAACAATTGCTCATTATACTGCTGCCAAACATTTTCAACCAGAAGTGGACTTTATTTTAGATATTGGTGGTCAGGATATGAAGGCCATTACTATTAGAGATGATGTTATTCAAGATATTACACTAAATGAAGCTTGTTCATCAGGTTGTGGCTCATTCTTGGAGACATTTGCTCATTCTTTAGGATATAAAATAGATGAATTTGCAGAATTAGCGTTATTATCAAATCATCCATTAGATTTGGGAAGTCGTTGTACTGTTTTTATGAATTCAAAAGTCAAACAGGCGCAAAAAGAAGGTGCTTCATTAGCTGATATATCAGCTGGTTTATCTTATTCGGTCATTAAAAATGCTCTTTATAAAGTTATTAAATTAAGAAATAAAGAACAGATTGGTAAAAATGTTGTTGTTCAGGGTGGGACATTCTATAATGAAGCAGTTTTACGTGCTTTTGAAAAAGAAGCAGATATAGAAGTTATTCGACCAGATATTGCTGGATTAATGGGTGCCTATGGAATGGCAACAATCGCAATGGATAAAGATGATGGTAAGGGTTCTACAATTTTATCACTCACTGAATTAGAAAAGCTAACATATACAAATGCTATGAAAAATTGTGGCAAATGTACAAATAATTGTATGTTAACAATTACAACATTTAATGATGGAAGAGAGTATATTAGTGGAAATAGATGCGAGCGTGGAGCAAATTTACCATTAGTATCTAAAAAGTTACCAAATCTTTTTGATTATAAATATCGACGAGTTTTTAATTATCGCTCACTTTCAGAGGAAGAGGCGTTAAGAGGAATGGTTGGAATTCCAAGAGCATTAAATATGTATGAAAATTATCCATTTTGGCATACATTATTAACTGAATTAAAGTTTAGAGTTATTTTATCAGCACGTTCTTCAAAAGCTATTTATGAAAAAGGAATAGAATCTATTCCAAGTGAAAGTGCATGTTATCCTGCCAAGATTACACATGGACATATTGAAAACCTGATTGAAAAGGGGCTTCACTTTATCTTCTATCCATCTGTTGCTTATGAGAGATTAGAAAATGAAGAAGCAGGAAATCATTATAATTGTCCAGTTGTTGCTTCTTATCCAGAAGTTATAAAAAATAATGTTGATAGTCTAGATCATAATGATATATGTTTTAAAAATCCTTTTGTATCATTAAATAATCCTAAAACTCTGTTTCATGTATTAAAAGAAGAATTAAAAGAATTCCATGTGAGTGATCAAGAACTACAAATTGCTATAGATAAAGCATATGTAGAATTAAATCGTTGTCAGGAAGATATTCGTCAAGAAGGATTAAAAGCAATGGAGTATATGCAGGAACATCATTTACAGGGAATTGTTTTGGCTGGTCGTCCTTATCATATTGATCCAGAGATTAATCATGGAATTGCAGATTTAATTACAAGTGAAGGGTTTGTTGTTCTAAGTGAAGATAGTGTATGTTATTTGGATCAGGAACATTTAAAATTAAGAGTTGTTGATCAATGGACATATCATTCACGTCTATACAAGGCAGCATCTTATGTTTCATCACGGAATGATTTACAGCTTATTCAATTAACTTCATTTGGTTGTGGTTTAGATGCTGTAACAGCTGATCAGGTAGCAGAAATCTTAAAAGCTAGAAATAAGATTTATACATTAATTAAAATTGATGAAGGTAGTAACTTAGGTGCCATTCGTATTCGTATTCGTTCTTTAAAAGCAACCCTTGAAAAGAAAGAAGAAATCATCAATTTAAATCAGAAATATGAACAAATAAAAGTTCCATTTACAAAAGAAATGAGAGAAGCTCGTTATACAATTCTTTGCCCACAAATGTCACCATTGCATTTCCAATTCGTTGAAACTGCTATGAATTCTGAAGGTTATAACTTTGTTGTCTTACCTTCAGTTGATAAAGATGCTGTTGAACAAGGATTAAAATACGTTAATAATGATGCTTGTTATCCAAGTATATTGGTAACTGGACAAATGATGAATGCTTTAAACAGTGGCAAATATGATTTAAATAAAGTTGCATTAATGATTTCTCAAACAGGTGGAGGGTGTCGAGCAACGAATTATATTGCTTTTATACGTAAGGCATTAAAAGATGCTGGTATGGAACACATTCCTGTTATTTCAGCAAACTTATCAGGTTTAGAAAGCAATCCAGGGTTTAAAATTACATATAAGGTTGCTAAAAAAGTTATCATTGGAGCTATGTATGGAGATTTATTTATGCGAGTTCTTTATCGAGTCAGACCATATGAGGCTATTCCTGGATCAGCAAATGAACTTTATGAATCATGGGTAGCAAAATGCCAAGAAAATGTTAAGAATGGAAATATGAAAGAATTTAAGAAGAATGTATATCAAATTGTTAAAGATTTTGATGAGTTACCATTGCTAGACATTAAAAAGCCACGCGTTGGATTAGTTGGTGAGATATTGGTTAAATTTCACCCTACTGCTAATAATCAAATTGTTGATATTATTGAAGCTGAAGGTGGTGAAGCTGTTATGCCGGATCTTATAGATTTTTTCCAATACTGTTTCTATAATACTTGGTATGAACATGAACATTTTGATGTTAAAAAGTCATCAGTCTTATTATGTAATTTTGCAATTTGGTTTGTAGATTATTTACGTAGGGATATGATAAAAGCATTAAAAGCATCAAAGCGTTTTGATGCACCACATCCTATTGATCAAATTGCTAAAAAGGCAACTGAAATTGTTTCAATGGGAAATATGACTGGTGAAGGGTGGTTCTTAACCGGTGAAATGATTGAATTAATTGAAGAAGGTGCTCCTAATATTGTTTGTATGCAGCCATTTGCCTGTTTACCAAACCATGTCACTGGTAAAGGAGTTATTAAAGCATTACGTAAGAGATATCCCGAAAGTAATATTGTGGCTGTTGATTATGATCCAGGTGCAAGTGAGGTCAATCAATTAAATAGAATTAAGTTGATGTTATCAACTGCATTTAAGAATATAAAGGATTAA
- a CDS encoding glycine betaine ABC transporter substrate-binding protein: protein MAIANLIQAIPSMALLGFMIPLLGIGTKPAIVMVILYSLLPIIKNTVAGLDSINEETLEAAKGIGLTRLQVLYKVQIPLAAPVIMAGVRISAVSSVGLMTLAAFIGAGGLGYLVYAGIRTTNTDQILAGAIPACILALLIDYIFSILERLVTPKSFQLAKPRSVFKGIVDKTIIVLTCLGLAGSFVYTNMGNSNSSKKIKIGSMDFSEQETLNYMLKYLIEGNSDVEVEQALSLGSSSIVLDAIKGGDIDMYIDYTGTIYGSILGLEPNSDVDEVYKTVKEEFQSQFHLTVLDALGFNNTYTLAIDKDLAKKYNIETISDLCKVSKQLTFSPTLTFMERKDCWLGLQKSYPIQFKNIIPIDGSPRYTALTSHECDVIDAYSTDGLLKKFDLKVLKDDRSFFLPYHAIPIINERIEKEFPEIIPIVNQLQKYLNEDVMVDLNYRVDELKEKPKDVAKEFLVQHQLIKE, encoded by the coding sequence ATGGCTATAGCAAATTTAATTCAGGCAATTCCATCAATGGCATTATTAGGGTTTATGATTCCATTATTAGGGATAGGAACAAAACCGGCAATTGTTATGGTGATTTTATATTCATTATTGCCAATTATAAAAAATACTGTTGCTGGTCTTGATAGTATTAACGAAGAAACATTAGAAGCTGCCAAAGGAATTGGATTAACAAGATTACAGGTTTTATATAAAGTTCAGATTCCATTAGCAGCTCCGGTTATTATGGCTGGAGTTAGAATTAGTGCTGTGAGTTCTGTTGGACTTATGACACTTGCTGCATTTATTGGTGCAGGTGGCTTAGGATATCTTGTTTATGCTGGTATTCGAACAACAAATACAGATCAAATTTTAGCTGGTGCTATTCCTGCCTGCATATTAGCGTTATTAATAGATTATATTTTCTCTATTTTAGAACGATTAGTGACACCTAAGAGTTTCCAATTAGCTAAACCAAGGTCAGTTTTTAAAGGAATTGTTGATAAGACTATCATTGTGTTAACATGTCTTGGATTAGCAGGAAGTTTTGTTTATACAAATATGGGAAATAGTAATAGTAGTAAAAAAATAAAAATAGGAAGTATGGATTTTTCTGAACAAGAAACATTAAACTATATGTTAAAATATTTAATTGAAGGTAATAGTGATGTTGAAGTTGAACAAGCACTCTCGTTAGGCTCTAGTTCGATAGTTCTAGATGCTATTAAGGGTGGCGATATTGATATGTATATAGACTATACAGGAACAATCTATGGTAGTATCTTAGGACTTGAGCCTAATAGTGATGTTGATGAAGTTTATAAGACTGTTAAAGAAGAATTTCAATCACAATTTCATTTAACAGTATTAGATGCACTTGGCTTCAATAACACGTATACTCTTGCCATAGATAAAGACTTGGCGAAAAAGTATAATATTGAAACTATAAGTGATTTATGTAAAGTTTCTAAGCAACTGACTTTCTCACCAACGTTAACTTTCATGGAAAGAAAGGATTGCTGGTTAGGATTGCAAAAATCATATCCAATTCAATTTAAGAATATTATACCTATTGATGGTTCTCCTAGATATACTGCTCTTACAAGCCATGAGTGTGATGTTATTGATGCGTATTCAACAGATGGATTATTAAAGAAATTTGATTTAAAGGTTTTAAAAGATGATCGCTCATTCTTTTTACCATATCATGCAATCCCAATTATCAATGAAAGAATTGAAAAAGAATTTCCAGAAATTATTCCTATTGTCAATCAATTACAAAAATATCTAAATGAAGATGTTATGGTTGACTTAAATTATCGTGTTGATGAATTAAAAGAAAAACCAAAAGATGTTGCTAAAGAATTCTTAGTTCAACATCAACTGATTAAAGAGTAG
- a CDS encoding MarR family winged helix-turn-helix transcriptional regulator, protein MEFQNYANELIEYLIIGEQRGRLIQYNISEIAKGEIAVLMYLLKEKDGANAYEISRRFDINTSRVAAILNSLCRKEYVKRMSDADDKRKIHVYITPKGQSFCLQRYNDVLSHVTRMLSELGEKDAKEYVRIMKKITDIFKEMD, encoded by the coding sequence ATGGAATTTCAGAATTATGCAAATGAGTTAATTGAATATTTAATTATAGGTGAACAGCGTGGGCGTTTGATTCAATATAATATATCTGAGATTGCTAAGGGGGAAATTGCTGTTTTGATGTATTTGTTAAAAGAAAAAGATGGCGCGAATGCATATGAAATTAGTCGTCGTTTTGATATCAATACATCACGTGTAGCAGCTATCCTTAATAGTTTATGTCGTAAAGAGTATGTTAAACGTATGTCTGATGCTGATGATAAAAGAAAAATACATGTCTATATAACACCAAAAGGGCAATCATTCTGCTTACAGAGATACAATGATGTTTTATCCCATGTCACAAGAATGTTATCAGAACTTGGTGAGAAAGATGCTAAGGAGTATGTGAGGATAATGAAGAAGATTACTGATATATTTAAGGAAATGGACTAG
- a CDS encoding DUF1307 domain-containing protein, producing MKKLLKMGICIMMAAVVLSGCGGGNSKTETAVYEGEINGVKVSNTIDYSGDRVLKQTSVSEMNFKDLGITKDLMEQTVAQYKKLYDIKGVTYKADITDDTISETTVIDYENADFDALKTAKLITSTKEDGKILYVSYEQTVKNLESSGLTKK from the coding sequence ATGAAGAAATTATTAAAAATGGGAATCTGTATAATGATGGCTGCTGTAGTATTAAGTGGCTGTGGTGGAGGAAATTCGAAAACTGAGACAGCAGTATATGAAGGTGAGATCAATGGAGTTAAGGTTTCAAATACAATTGATTATTCAGGTGATCGTGTTTTAAAACAGACATCAGTATCTGAAATGAACTTTAAGGATTTGGGAATTACAAAAGATTTAATGGAACAAACTGTAGCACAATATAAAAAATTATATGATATCAAAGGTGTGACTTATAAAGCTGATATAACTGATGATACAATTAGTGAAACAACTGTTATTGATTATGAGAATGCGGATTTTGATGCTTTAAAAACTGCTAAATTAATTACAAGTACTAAAGAAGATGGTAAAATTCTTTATGTGAGTTATGAACAAACAGTAAAGAATTTAGAAAGTTCTGGGCTAACTAAAAAATAA
- a CDS encoding alpha/beta hydrolase, whose amino-acid sequence MRIVKKKLPLIIFIIFCVVLSLSYGIGSYFVNYALAPHITNEEVQEKINESELNQEELMIYKNSLKETQKGLEFQKKTKPMNVSSFDHILLQSQYYQNKDVHNWVIVIHGYQSQNTEMMSYGARYAEAGWNVLLPDNRAHGKSQGDYIGMGWLDKEDIASWVRWIVKRDSQAQIVLHGVSMGGATAMMCSGDQLEHVIGYIEDCGYTSVWDIFASELKNQFSLPTFPILDISNIVAEMKAGYNFKDASSIEQVKKSKQPILFIHGGQDDFVPTEMVYKCYDAATCEKDLFVVDKAGHAEARNYNPKNYWNKVFSFINEKMLTN is encoded by the coding sequence ATGAGAATTGTGAAAAAGAAATTACCACTTATTATATTTATAATCTTTTGTGTTGTCTTAAGTCTTAGTTATGGAATTGGAAGTTATTTTGTAAATTATGCATTAGCACCTCATATCACAAATGAAGAAGTTCAAGAGAAAATAAATGAGAGTGAGCTTAATCAAGAAGAATTGATGATTTATAAAAATAGTCTCAAAGAAACACAAAAAGGGTTAGAATTTCAAAAGAAGACAAAACCAATGAATGTGTCAAGTTTTGATCATATTCTTTTACAATCACAATACTATCAAAATAAAGATGTTCACAATTGGGTTATTGTTATTCATGGTTATCAATCTCAGAATACTGAAATGATGTCATATGGTGCTAGATATGCTGAGGCTGGTTGGAATGTCCTTTTGCCAGATAATCGTGCGCATGGTAAGAGTCAGGGAGATTATATTGGTATGGGATGGTTAGATAAAGAGGATATTGCTTCATGGGTACGATGGATAGTCAAACGTGATTCGCAGGCACAAATTGTTTTACATGGTGTTTCTATGGGTGGTGCTACAGCAATGATGTGTTCAGGGGATCAGTTAGAACATGTCATTGGATATATTGAGGATTGTGGTTATACAAGTGTGTGGGATATTTTTGCAAGTGAATTAAAGAATCAATTCTCATTGCCAACTTTTCCAATTTTAGATATTTCTAATATTGTAGCTGAAATGAAAGCTGGATATAATTTTAAGGATGCATCTAGTATAGAGCAGGTTAAGAAGTCGAAACAACCAATATTATTTATTCATGGTGGTCAAGATGATTTTGTTCCAACAGAAATGGTTTATAAATGCTATGACGCTGCAACTTGTGAAAAGGATTTATTTGTTGTTGATAAGGCAGGTCATGCTGAGGCTCGAAATTATAATCCCAAGAATTATTGGAATAAGGTATTTTCTTTTATAAATGAAAAAATGCTGACAAACTAG